DNA from Acipenser ruthenus chromosome 23, fAciRut3.2 maternal haplotype, whole genome shotgun sequence:
TAAATGCAATGGAGTTTCTATACAGGACCGAACCTAAAGAGGACAACTAGGGTACTGCACGTGTCTACCTGTGTTTTGGTACAGATCTAGACACTCTAAGGAGATAAGGACAGAAGATAAGCTTATTAGCATTGGGCTTTGTACTGAACCCTGTACTGTAGTTAAAGCATAGTGCATGGAAGCCTTACTTCTACACAATATTTTTACTGGagtagttagtaagcatggcagatgtaaataatgatctaagcagaaaaaaTACAAAGACTCATACTAAACACGTCTAAAAGGATATTGAAcagataagaaataaatattagaaCAGTGTAGACAATCACCTTGCATTTCAAAAAGCACCTTTTAAATGTAGCGTAAAAAGTATCGTAAGGCTACACAATAGAAAATAGTAAACTACAGCTTATGGATAAGCCAGTCCTTACAGTACAAGCGATCTTTCTAAGCTTGCATAGCTTCTTAAGTATTTAAGCTGTTTAGATAATAGTATGAACTCTCATTACACTCCAGTTTTAGAAGGCAATAGTAATGCTTTATACTGTCTGTCATATTTTTCCAGCTCTTGATGTGCAATGATGACCCTCACAAGTGTTTCCTGAGGGTAATATTTCAATCATTTTCTAccaaaatatttcatttattttttcctttagaGATCAACATGTCTGCCGAACTGCCTAAAAATATTAATGTCAAGGAGCCCCGCTGGGATCAGGAGACGATGTCTGGAAGAGCAAAGCACTTTTTTACTGTAACAGACCCCAGGAATATTCTGTTAACCAACGAACAGCTGGACAATGCGAAAAAAATAATACACGATTACAGGTACGAAGTCCATTTGTGTACTGTGTCATACACCGCATGGGCAAACAAGAAATGGATATTTAGCTTTTAAACAGTTTACAGTATTAACTTAAATCCGCCCAAATGCATAAACCTGCAATATTGCCGACCTTCATTTTcctctgtttttttgttaaatcaccACTGGCAGAAAACAAAGGATTTAGATCTTTCactgtttattgtttactgtttattaGAAGTGTCTTCATAAAAGCTGCATTCTCAAACAAAGCAAATTGTGGGCTCTTTTCATTTTACTCCAGATTATTGGAGCAGCTGTCAACAGTAAAGGTGACTGATGTGCTATCACAGAACTGTTCCCAAGGGACTAAgaagtgtatttgttttattttcttgaggCAAGGTTCTGTGTCCCCAGGCCTGACAGAAGATGAGCTCTGGAGGGCGAAGTACATCTACGACTCCGCCTTCCACCCGGATACCGGGGAAAAGATGATTCTGATTGGCAGAATGTCTGCCCAGGTGCCAATGAATATGACCATCACAGGATGTATGATGACCTTCTACAAGTGAGTATTAAACATGGAACATGTCCAAGGTAATGTAGTCCCTTCCATGAAACACAATCCTTTCCCAAGAACTGGCTTTTCAAACACGACTCTCCAGTTACAGACCGTAAAATCGTGCGAATAGCCATGTGAAATTAAGTTATGGATATGTGATTTTTCTGTGAGAATGCAGTTACTGCTTAGGTTGCATATTACTGCCACATGCCTATATCCAAGCATAATTATGGGACATTATGGGACCATTTTGTATGTAGTGTATGATTTTTAGGACTAGCTTTGAATACAGTATGTATCCACCAGTTGTAAGTAACATGGTTTAGTCTTGAATTATCACAAATGTATGcctgtattaaatatatattatgtcCTTTAGGACAACCCCAGCGGTTATTTTATGGCAGTGGATTAACCAGTCTTTCAACGCAATAGTAAATTACACCAATAGGAGTGGAGATGCACCCCTTACTGTAAGGTAGGTTGACTTGTAGTCATGCAGTTCACCATTTGTGTCTCACATTATCTTTACTATTAACTTACCACCATGAAGTTGTGTGTGCACTTATAAATTTCATTGTCATCTTTTAATTCCAGTCAGCTCGGTACAGCCTATGTGTCTGCCACCACCGGTGCTGTTGCTACTGCTTTAGGACTTAATGCACTAACAAAGGTATTGATCCATGTAACtactttagctttttttttttaaattgacagttattatggttttatttatttacctggTACCAACCCTACAGTAGTTAAAGATCTCTGGCAAATAATATATCACTTTTATTTACACTGGTATAGCAAACTAAACAATGTATGGCACAGCAATGTTAGTAATAACAGACTAATATCTTTAGAATTATACTTATACATTTTAACATCATATTTTAATCCTGCCCAAAATATTGGTCTGACGTGAATTGTATAAAGTTATACATAGTCAATGTTCTGTACAAGAATAATGATCATTGTGTGAACTTACATGAGGATGATGATGTTGATATTCAGGCAGAtatgtaatatttatatatatatatagagagagagagagagagagagagagagagagagagagagagagagagagagagagagagagagagagagagagagagagagagagagagagagagagagagagagagagagagagagagagagattgcactccgatgttttttttttattagcaaggCAAATGCTTTTTCAGAAACATCACTAAATATTGATCTGTGAAATCAGTAACTTTCTTCTCTTGCACAGCGTGTTTCACCACTTATTGGCCGTTTTGTTCCCTTTGCCGCTGTAGCTGCTGCTAACTGTATCAATATTCCACTAATGAGGCAAAGGTAAGGTGTGTAACAGTATTAATCAGATTTTGTTATACGAGTGAATATGATATgatcagatttaaaacaaaataatgaaaaaaacatatgatCCAGTAACTGCTCTATTGTTACATATTCAGACTTAAGGGTATTATGCTTTGTCTGTTTTTAATTCTAAATTGAATTA
Protein-coding regions in this window:
- the LOC117431217 gene encoding sideroflexin-1, which translates into the protein MSAELPKNINVKEPRWDQETMSGRAKHFFTVTDPRNILLTNEQLDNAKKIIHDYRQGSVSPGLTEDELWRAKYIYDSAFHPDTGEKMILIGRMSAQVPMNMTITGCMMTFYKTTPAVILWQWINQSFNAIVNYTNRSGDAPLTVSQLGTAYVSATTGAVATALGLNALTKRVSPLIGRFVPFAAVAAANCINIPLMRQRELKYGIPVTDENDNRLGESTKAAQQAITQVVISRILMAAPGMAIPPFIMNTLEKRAFLKRFPWMNAPIQVGLVGFCLVFATPLCCALFPQKSSILVSRLEPELQEKIRKTNPGVERVYFNKGL